The following proteins are co-located in the Halarcobacter sp. genome:
- a CDS encoding response regulator yields the protein MNKKYKILIVEDQAITAMEIKHIVLGLGLDVVGIAKSNQEAVEKFEENLPDIVIMDINLEGDRDGISTVKDIYEISKTSVIYLTAFNDDKTIDRAIETYPLAYEIKPFNKASLQSTIKIVMTKLNKDITERPISNIDLGYGYSFNQDTKKLYFNSTFIKLGHQETELLSMLIKSKGQIVSYKQIENEIWEGNVISDSSIRTLIWRLRTKFEYKIIETVPYEGIKLVINTHK from the coding sequence ATGAACAAAAAGTATAAAATACTAATAGTTGAAGACCAAGCGATTACAGCAATGGAGATAAAACATATCGTTTTAGGATTGGGACTAGATGTTGTAGGAATCGCTAAATCAAACCAAGAAGCAGTTGAAAAGTTTGAAGAGAATCTACCTGATATTGTTATTATGGATATAAACTTAGAAGGTGATAGAGATGGAATATCAACGGTAAAAGATATCTATGAAATAAGTAAAACTAGTGTAATTTATCTTACAGCTTTTAATGATGATAAAACAATTGATAGAGCCATTGAAACTTATCCCTTAGCTTATGAAATAAAACCGTTTAATAAAGCAAGTTTACAATCAACTATAAAAATAGTAATGACTAAATTAAATAAAGATATTACTGAAAGACCTATTTCAAATATTGATTTAGGATATGGGTATTCTTTTAATCAAGATACAAAAAAGTTATATTTTAATAGTACTTTTATAAAATTAGGACATCAAGAAACAGAACTTTTATCTATGTTAATTAAGTCAAAGGGCCAAATTGTTTCGTATAAACAAATAGAGAATGAAATATGGGAGGGCAATGTTATCTCAGATAGTTCAATAAGAACACTTATTTGGAGATTAAGAACTAAGTTTGAATATAAAATTATTGAAACAGTTCCATATGAAGGGATTAAATTAGTTATAAATACACATAAGTAA
- a CDS encoding GNAT family N-acetyltransferase, producing MGLGKELLEKIKKEAKKLECNLIQWQTPTQNERAITFYKRNNAITKKKERFFLNI from the coding sequence ATGGGATTAGGAAAAGAACTTCTTGAAAAAATAAAAAAAGAGGCTAAAAAATTAGAGTGTAATCTTATACAATGGCAAACACCAACACAAAATGAAAGAGCCATAACTTTTTATAAAAGAAATAATGCTATCACCAAAAAGAAAGAAAGATTTTTTTTAAATATTTAA
- a CDS encoding acetyl-CoA carboxylase biotin carboxylase subunit — MNKISKVLIANRGEIALRIIRACKELDITSVAIFSEIDVEGLWVRKADECYPIMGDVIQAYLNYETIINIAKKANCDAIHPGYGFLSENADFAKACEENGLIFIGPKPEHIALFGDKMASKVAMKKVGVPILEGTNEPVEDKKEAKKIASEIGFPIIIKAAFGGGGRGMRIVRAQKEFDSMFDSATNEALKFFGNGQVFIEKYVENPRHIEVQIIADKYGNVVHLGERDCSIQRRHQKVIEISPSPRLNQEVRKELYRISTKAMFKLGYESVGTVEFLVDEQDNIYFIEMNTRVQVEHPVTEITSGIDIIQRMIEIADGDKMKYMQEEINFRGYAIEFRINAENPQKNFMPSSGTIEKYLTPNGPGVRLDSAAYTGYKVPANYDSMIGKLIVWALDWDGTVKKARRALDEFVLEGFPTNIELHREIVRDEDFIKGTLNTSYLDKKMDLFTLSAKDHLQDEEKKISKIMQFINTIKNKKVNVRN, encoded by the coding sequence ATGAATAAGATATCAAAAGTATTAATAGCAAACAGAGGGGAAATTGCTCTTAGGATAATAAGAGCCTGCAAAGAGTTAGATATAACAAGCGTTGCAATATTTTCAGAAATTGATGTAGAAGGTCTATGGGTTAGAAAAGCTGATGAGTGTTATCCAATAATGGGTGATGTTATTCAAGCATATTTAAATTATGAAACTATAATTAATATTGCAAAAAAAGCAAATTGTGATGCAATTCACCCAGGATATGGTTTCTTAAGTGAAAATGCAGACTTTGCAAAAGCCTGCGAAGAAAATGGACTAATATTTATAGGGCCAAAACCAGAACATATTGCTTTATTTGGAGATAAAATGGCTTCAAAAGTTGCTATGAAAAAAGTTGGTGTTCCTATATTAGAAGGTACAAATGAACCAGTTGAAGATAAAAAAGAAGCTAAAAAAATAGCTTCAGAAATTGGATTTCCTATTATTATCAAAGCTGCCTTTGGTGGTGGAGGTAGAGGAATGAGAATAGTAAGAGCTCAAAAAGAGTTTGATTCTATGTTTGATAGTGCAACAAATGAAGCTTTAAAATTCTTTGGGAATGGTCAAGTTTTTATTGAAAAATATGTTGAAAATCCAAGACACATAGAAGTTCAAATAATAGCTGATAAATATGGAAATGTAGTTCACTTAGGGGAAAGAGACTGTTCTATTCAAAGAAGACATCAAAAAGTTATAGAGATATCTCCATCACCAAGATTAAACCAAGAAGTTAGAAAAGAGTTATATAGAATATCAACAAAAGCGATGTTCAAACTAGGATATGAAAGTGTTGGTACTGTTGAGTTTCTAGTTGATGAACAAGATAATATTTATTTTATAGAGATGAATACAAGAGTTCAAGTTGAACACCCTGTAACTGAGATTACAAGTGGGATTGATATTATTCAAAGAATGATTGAGATTGCAGATGGGGATAAAATGAAATATATGCAAGAGGAGATTAATTTTAGAGGTTATGCAATAGAGTTTAGAATAAATGCAGAAAATCCTCAAAAAAACTTTATGCCTTCATCGGGAACTATCGAAAAATACTTAACTCCAAATGGGCCTGGAGTAAGACTTGATTCAGCTGCATACACAGGATATAAAGTTCCTGCAAACTATGATTCTATGATAGGAAAACTTATTGTGTGGGCCTTAGACTGGGATGGAACTGTAAAAAAAGCTAGACGTGCTTTAGATGAATTTGTATTAGAAGGTTTTCCAACAAATATTGAACTTCACAGAGAAATTGTAAGAGATGAAGATTTTATAAAAGGAACACTAAACACAAGTTATTTAGATAAAAAAATGGATCTATTTACATTAAGTGCAAAAGATCATTTACAAGATGAGGAGAAAAAAATCTCTAAAATAATGCAATTTATAAATACAATAAAAAACAAAAAAGTAAATGTGAGAAACTAA
- a CDS encoding cytochrome c → MLKNMKILLLTAVLASSLFANDSSKFKEGKQVFDKWCVHCHGIGMPATNALGIVYKDTGISPVLAQRKNLDAGFVDYVVRNGRFSMPFFRKTEINDKQLESLSFYLSTKNK, encoded by the coding sequence ATGCTTAAAAATATGAAGATTTTATTATTAACAGCTGTTTTAGCAAGTTCATTATTTGCAAATGATTCTTCAAAATTTAAAGAAGGGAAACAAGTATTTGATAAATGGTGTGTTCATTGTCACGGCATAGGTATGCCTGCAACTAATGCCTTAGGGATTGTATATAAAGATACAGGTATCTCCCCTGTCTTAGCGCAAAGAAAAAATTTAGATGCAGGGTTTGTAGATTATGTAGTTAGAAATGGAAGATTTAGTATGCCATTTTTTAGAAAAACTGAAATTAATGATAAACAATTAGAAAGTTTATCTTTTTATCTTTCTACAAAAAATAAATAA
- a CDS encoding CoA-binding protein: MECEFPSINSNKDDIKEIFDNTKTIAIIGLSPNESKASNMVGKYLKNAGFKIVPVYPKEDEILGEKVYRSLKEIPFKVDMVDIFRKPDVIGLVVDAAIERGDVDTVWTQLGLVNNEAAQKAKEAGMKVVQNKCTKIEHREIYS; encoded by the coding sequence ATGGAGTGTGAATTTCCATCTATAAACAGTAATAAAGATGATATAAAAGAGATATTTGACAACACTAAAACTATAGCTATTATTGGACTTTCTCCAAATGAAAGCAAAGCTAGTAATATGGTGGGAAAATATCTTAAAAATGCTGGATTTAAAATTGTTCCTGTTTATCCTAAAGAGGATGAAATCTTAGGAGAGAAAGTATATAGAAGTTTGAAAGAGATACCTTTTAAAGTTGATATGGTTGATATTTTTAGAAAACCTGATGTGATTGGTTTAGTTGTAGATGCTGCTATTGAAAGAGGTGATGTCGATACAGTTTGGACTCAATTAGGTTTAGTAAATAATGAAGCAGCTCAAAAAGCAAAAGAGGCTGGTATGAAAGTTGTACAAAACAAATGTACAAAGATTGAACATAGAGAGATTTATTCTTAG
- a CDS encoding response regulator, producing MKKNILVVEDEIVTAMDIKEALLEFGFNVIGVATNIKKALKLLEENSCDLALLDITLKNGDDGISLSEEIIKRYDIPFVFLTANDKYTTIERAIKNEPYGYIIKPFKDAELKATVELALKKFSDKKELTIKLEDSKKHYVALEKIKENSENSQKRFKTLKFGYIFDKDLRKLFLEDKEINLNQKEIKLFEILIKNENCIVANEAIEDFLYDGELVGEGALRGVLFRLRQKVNKNLISSHSKMGYKIETKAV from the coding sequence ATGAAAAAAAATATATTAGTTGTTGAAGATGAAATAGTAACTGCAATGGATATAAAAGAAGCCCTTTTAGAGTTTGGATTCAATGTTATTGGAGTTGCAACAAATATAAAAAAAGCTTTAAAACTGTTGGAAGAAAACAGCTGTGATTTAGCCCTTTTAGATATTACTTTAAAAAACGGTGATGATGGGATTTCACTAAGTGAAGAGATTATAAAAAGATATGATATACCTTTTGTTTTTTTAACAGCAAATGATAAATATACAACAATTGAGCGAGCAATTAAAAATGAACCTTATGGATATATAATTAAACCTTTTAAAGATGCAGAATTAAAAGCAACAGTAGAATTAGCCTTAAAAAAATTTTCAGATAAAAAAGAATTAACTATAAAACTTGAAGATAGTAAAAAACATTATGTAGCACTTGAAAAAATAAAAGAGAATAGTGAAAATTCACAGAAAAGATTTAAAACACTAAAGTTTGGTTATATTTTTGATAAAGATTTGAGAAAATTGTTTTTAGAAGATAAAGAGATAAATCTAAATCAAAAAGAGATAAAACTTTTTGAAATCCTAATAAAAAATGAAAATTGTATTGTTGCAAATGAGGCTATTGAAGATTTTTTATATGATGGAGAATTGGTTGGAGAAGGTGCATTAAGAGGAGTTTTATTTAGATTAAGACAAAAAGTTAATAAAAACTTAATAAGCAGTCACTCTAAAATGGGATATAAAATAGAAACAAAGGCAGTTTAA
- a CDS encoding rhodanese-like domain-containing protein gives MVIDVRLNEVYKISHIPNSINIPHRTMNEQTTIDL, from the coding sequence ATGGTTATTGATGTTAGATTAAACGAAGTATATAAGATTTCTCATATTCCAAATTCTATTAATATTCCACATAGGACTATGAATGAACAAACTACAATAGATTTATAA
- a CDS encoding N-acyl amino acid synthase FeeM domain-containing protein, protein MVYVNKNITVQRLEELYKQQNDFTNFDKTFLFEKFIDIILSFNKKINFESNYPNLKKVNSAEELVKIFQLRSEIYGNLGYQNEFPNYLPNMNFDFYDENSAIIYTEDNKEITSTCRLIFDSSKKLPIEEKLDLSDIRIKFPKLSEISRLMVKKESKGLSLDFKYLMAGMYHLKTQNGLDASTSVFLKDHFKLYEKLGGFSIERSLDSYGHLDKPFVISSWNPVNVSRFFKKAFLKIS, encoded by the coding sequence ATGGTATACGTAAACAAAAACATAACAGTACAAAGATTAGAGGAGTTGTATAAACAACAAAACGATTTTACGAATTTTGATAAAACTTTTTTATTTGAAAAGTTTATTGATATTATTTTATCTTTTAATAAAAAGATAAATTTTGAATCAAACTATCCAAACTTAAAAAAAGTGAATAGTGCAGAAGAGTTAGTTAAAATTTTTCAATTAAGAAGTGAAATATATGGAAACTTAGGTTATCAAAATGAGTTTCCAAATTATCTTCCAAATATGAATTTTGATTTTTATGATGAAAATTCAGCAATCATATATACAGAAGATAATAAAGAGATTACATCAACTTGTAGATTAATTTTTGATTCAAGTAAAAAATTACCAATAGAGGAAAAGTTAGACTTATCTGATATAAGAATTAAATTTCCAAAATTGAGTGAAATCTCAAGACTTATGGTAAAAAAAGAGAGTAAAGGTTTAAGTTTAGATTTCAAATATTTAATGGCAGGGATGTATCATCTAAAAACACAAAATGGTTTAGATGCATCAACATCAGTGTTTCTAAAAGATCACTTTAAACTTTATGAAAAACTTGGTGGATTTAGTATTGAAAGAAGTTTAGACTCATATGGTCATCTTGATAAACCTTTTGTTATCTCTTCTTGGAATCCTGTAAATGTTTCAAGATTTTTCAAAAAAGCATTTTTGAAAATAAGTTAA
- a CDS encoding 7TM diverse intracellular signaling domain-containing protein — MHKKIKYILIFILTLSSSIFADKLIDINKTTNDLISSSYIYIDNTNNETIDTIKNKEFKRIDISKPKSFGYSPNFTVWIKIAFINTSDEVQKKILQYENSLTTHINLYYDDKVIHEGLFQISSDRKTLEPIFEINLRAKEHKTYYFQLSSKITTLIVDLKLYDLKKFYEQEVRRQNILVFFFTAMFILAAYNLVIYFIVKSESYLFYVFYILGISLHQFFYTGYSTLFIQDPSTVEFIIKAASLIVAIPIFFFSIFTISFTNTKENHPKLYKYLRIYLFLYPFIIGIIVYLQEQGWIRNIFSAILLMLVLFLTLYSVAKKNRQSYFLLLGWIIFFGSMISMYLASAGLYNIYNDIPYLVELFLVLEGLIFSIALADRIKILELEKNKVQLSLIKYQENETIRLKSMVDEKTEKLQSALQDKEFLLKELNHRVKNNMQTIISLIRLQKDSIKDPKMSEMLISIQNRLNAMSEVHQLLYSSNEDLSFISPTEYFISIVNGIKETTYSEDIIVKYDIKSYLRTEEVLYCGLIINELVTNCIKHAFSLDEGQIFIKFYEDKDKKILEVIDNGIGFPKYAKESFGMDLIRSLIEIYLKGNIEIKNKNGTHITITWN; from the coding sequence TTGCATAAAAAAATAAAATATATTCTTATCTTTATATTAACTCTTTCATCCTCCATATTTGCAGATAAATTAATAGATATTAATAAAACAACTAATGATTTAATCTCTTCAAGTTATATTTATATAGATAATACGAATAATGAAACAATTGATACTATTAAAAATAAAGAGTTTAAAAGAATTGATATCTCAAAACCTAAATCTTTTGGGTATTCACCAAATTTTACAGTTTGGATAAAAATTGCATTTATAAATACATCAGATGAAGTTCAGAAAAAAATATTACAATATGAAAATTCTTTAACAACTCATATTAATCTGTATTATGATGATAAAGTGATTCATGAAGGTTTATTTCAAATTAGTTCAGATAGAAAAACATTGGAACCAATATTTGAAATTAATTTACGTGCAAAGGAACACAAAACATATTACTTTCAATTATCTTCTAAAATAACAACCTTGATTGTTGATTTAAAATTGTATGATTTAAAAAAATTTTATGAGCAAGAGGTTCGTAGACAAAATATTTTAGTCTTTTTCTTTACGGCTATGTTTATATTAGCAGCCTATAATTTAGTTATCTATTTTATTGTTAAGTCTGAAAGTTATCTTTTTTATGTATTTTATATTTTGGGTATCTCTTTACATCAGTTTTTTTATACCGGATATTCAACACTTTTTATTCAAGATCCCAGTACTGTTGAATTTATTATAAAAGCAGCTTCACTAATCGTTGCAATACCTATCTTTTTCTTTTCTATATTTACTATCTCATTTACTAATACAAAAGAGAATCATCCTAAATTGTATAAATATTTGAGGATTTATCTTTTCCTTTATCCTTTTATTATAGGTATAATTGTCTACTTACAAGAGCAAGGATGGATTAGAAATATTTTTTCAGCTATATTGCTTATGTTAGTATTATTTTTAACTTTATATAGTGTTGCTAAAAAAAATAGACAAAGTTACTTTTTACTGCTAGGTTGGATTATCTTTTTTGGCTCAATGATAAGTATGTATCTTGCAAGTGCAGGGTTATATAATATTTACAATGATATACCTTATTTAGTAGAATTATTTTTAGTTTTAGAAGGATTGATTTTCTCAATTGCACTAGCTGATAGAATCAAAATATTAGAACTTGAAAAAAATAAAGTTCAACTTTCATTAATTAAATATCAAGAAAATGAAACTATAAGATTAAAATCAATGGTAGATGAAAAAACTGAAAAATTACAATCAGCACTCCAAGACAAAGAGTTTTTACTTAAAGAGCTTAACCATAGAGTTAAAAATAATATGCAAACGATTATTTCTCTTATAAGATTACAAAAAGATAGTATAAAAGACCCTAAGATGTCAGAGATGCTTATTAGTATACAAAATAGATTAAATGCTATGAGTGAAGTTCATCAATTATTATATAGTAGTAATGAAGATTTGTCTTTTATCAGCCCCACAGAATATTTTATTTCTATTGTAAATGGAATTAAAGAGACAACATATAGTGAAGATATTATTGTAAAGTATGATATTAAATCTTATTTAAGAACAGAAGAGGTTCTTTATTGTGGTCTTATAATAAATGAATTGGTTACAAATTGTATTAAACATGCTTTTTCTTTAGATGAAGGTCAAATATTTATTAAATTTTATGAAGATAAAGATAAAAAAATATTAGAAGTTATAGATAATGGAATAGGCTTTCCTAAGTATGCAAAAGAATCTTTTGGGATGGATTTAATTCGTTCATTAATTGAAATTTACTTAAAAGGTAATATTGAAATCAAAAATAAAAATGGTACTCATATAACAATAACCTGGAATTAA
- a CDS encoding histidine kinase dimerization/phosphoacceptor domain -containing protein, whose protein sequence is MFNDILKVIAKIPNEKKAKLYSFTFLIIGIIGIVLVNKVSMFIIQHTDNNQDTKLPLFIGITFFIVTSVFLYFFLRSIAKIEKEAKEKLILFQKKESENLKLINFVLDNTADAIYWFKFDGKIVYVNNRLCKVLGYTKEELLNEHIIKIDKKFHEVEKIIIQKKKQFNYFESELTTKDGKSFPCLIAANYFSANGEEEFICAFARDITEQKKKEQIIKSSLEEKEILIKEIHHRVKNNLQVLSSLLSMQKRREKNDVINTQLDKTRSRIYAIALVHEIIYQDNDLRFINMKQYLEKLTFAIKDIYNLKNTLNINISVKENINLSINNSVLVALVIHELLLNSIKHAFKDRNNGNIDIFIYQNNKQILFGVKDNGIGYNIQKLKNNNSLGWQLIESIVEFQLNGELEIINENGLSCSISYEISEEED, encoded by the coding sequence ATGTTTAATGACATTTTAAAAGTAATTGCGAAGATACCTAACGAAAAAAAAGCTAAACTATACTCATTTACATTTTTAATTATTGGAATTATTGGAATTGTTCTTGTAAATAAAGTTTCAATGTTTATTATTCAACATACAGATAATAATCAGGATACAAAACTACCTTTATTTATAGGAATAACTTTTTTTATTGTTACAAGTGTTTTTTTATATTTCTTTTTAAGAAGTATTGCAAAAATAGAAAAAGAGGCAAAAGAGAAGTTAATACTTTTTCAAAAAAAAGAGAGTGAAAATCTTAAACTTATTAATTTTGTACTTGATAATACAGCAGATGCTATCTATTGGTTTAAATTTGATGGGAAAATTGTATATGTAAATAATAGATTATGTAAAGTTTTGGGATATACAAAAGAAGAGTTACTAAATGAGCATATCATAAAAATTGATAAAAAATTCCATGAAGTTGAAAAAATTATTATACAAAAGAAAAAGCAATTTAACTACTTTGAATCAGAACTAACAACAAAAGATGGGAAATCATTTCCTTGTTTAATAGCTGCAAATTATTTTTCTGCAAATGGGGAAGAAGAGTTTATTTGTGCTTTTGCAAGGGATATTACAGAACAAAAGAAAAAAGAACAAATAATAAAAAGTTCTTTAGAGGAAAAAGAGATTTTAATAAAAGAGATTCATCATAGAGTTAAAAACAATTTACAAGTTTTATCATCTTTACTTTCTATGCAAAAAAGAAGAGAAAAAAATGATGTAATTAATACTCAATTAGATAAAACAAGAAGTAGAATTTATGCAATTGCACTTGTTCATGAAATAATCTACCAAGATAATGATTTAAGATTTATAAATATGAAACAATATTTAGAAAAACTAACTTTTGCTATTAAAGATATTTATAATTTAAAAAATACTTTAAATATAAATATATCTGTGAAAGAGAATATTAACTTATCTATAAATAATTCAGTACTTGTAGCATTAGTGATTCATGAACTACTTTTAAATAGTATTAAACATGCATTTAAAGATAGGAACAATGGTAATATTGATATTTTTATCTATCAAAATAATAAGCAAATTTTATTTGGGGTAAAAGATAATGGTATTGGATATAATATACAAAAATTAAAAAATAATAACTCTTTAGGTTGGCAACTTATAGAGTCAATTGTCGAATTTCAACTTAATGGTGAATTAGAAATTATAAATGAAAATGGACTTTCATGTAGCATTTCATATGAAATATCAGAAGAAGAGGATTAA
- a CDS encoding FAD-binding oxidoreductase, translating to MSKNEEIILPNGVSQEDFLQAVKELEKVTGKQWVFKTKDDLHLYRDAYSPYWDEPEEPIPSLAIAPKEVDEVQEIVKIANKYGLPLFPISTGKNLGYGSSAPNNRGDVVVDLKRMNKIIEVNDKRNYCILEPGVSYFDLYEYCEKNNLNVMMDMPDPGWGSPVGNSLDHGWGYMHGQYRDHFGAHCGMEVVLANGELMRTGMGALPGAKTFAENKYGYGPYVDGLFSQSNFGIVTKMGFWMMPKPEHYSLAVLTVPRRDDLIPLVEIMNYLEDSSIIGWPLYRSPLNPEYGKPMNPELKSYLTSKNGKPDIDKIQDYALRNKIPYWKIDIPLYGNKEAVEANIRYIRDRFSSAIEGAKVEVEENYSLPLSDEQKKAVKHKVTLGIPNLEIFWLSTRGENFGPKDGHVWFSPIIPRDGAELLKCQEIYIDTFHELGMESMITPFSHPRTWMYRAFCFMIGFANSREDKEKNAQMRKVYNTMVKVAAKHGWGDYRAAPPFQDAVSSVYSFNNNILKRFAEELKDTIDPNGILAPGRGGIWPKRLRGDKNA from the coding sequence ATGTCTAAAAATGAAGAGATAATATTACCAAATGGTGTTAGCCAAGAGGATTTTTTACAAGCAGTAAAAGAGCTTGAAAAAGTTACAGGTAAACAATGGGTTTTTAAAACTAAAGATGATTTGCACTTATATCGAGATGCTTATTCTCCATATTGGGATGAACCAGAAGAGCCTATTCCCTCTTTAGCAATTGCACCAAAAGAAGTTGATGAGGTACAAGAAATTGTAAAAATTGCAAATAAGTATGGATTACCACTTTTCCCTATCTCTACAGGTAAAAATCTAGGTTATGGATCTTCTGCCCCAAACAACAGAGGTGATGTAGTAGTTGATTTAAAAAGAATGAATAAAATTATTGAAGTAAATGATAAAAGAAACTACTGTATTTTAGAGCCAGGTGTATCATATTTTGACCTTTATGAATATTGTGAAAAAAACAATTTAAATGTAATGATGGATATGCCAGATCCAGGTTGGGGAAGTCCTGTTGGAAATTCACTTGACCATGGCTGGGGTTATATGCATGGACAATATAGAGACCACTTTGGTGCACACTGTGGGATGGAAGTTGTTTTAGCAAATGGTGAACTGATGAGAACTGGTATGGGAGCACTTCCTGGAGCAAAAACTTTTGCAGAAAACAAATACGGTTATGGACCATATGTTGATGGTCTTTTCTCTCAATCAAATTTTGGGATTGTAACAAAAATGGGATTTTGGATGATGCCAAAACCTGAGCATTATTCATTAGCTGTGTTAACAGTTCCAAGAAGAGATGATTTAATTCCTTTAGTTGAAATTATGAACTATTTAGAAGATTCATCAATTATTGGTTGGCCTTTATATAGGAGTCCGTTAAATCCTGAATATGGAAAACCAATGAATCCTGAGTTAAAATCATATTTAACATCAAAAAATGGGAAACCAGATATTGATAAGATTCAAGATTATGCACTTAGAAATAAAATTCCATACTGGAAAATAGATATTCCTTTATATGGAAATAAAGAAGCTGTAGAAGCAAATATTAGATATATAAGAGATAGATTCTCAAGTGCAATTGAAGGTGCAAAAGTTGAAGTTGAAGAAAATTATTCTTTACCTTTATCTGATGAGCAAAAAAAAGCTGTTAAACATAAAGTTACACTTGGTATTCCAAACCTTGAAATTTTTTGGTTAAGTACTAGAGGTGAAAATTTTGGACCAAAAGATGGTCATGTATGGTTTTCTCCTATTATTCCAAGGGATGGGGCAGAGTTATTAAAATGCCAAGAGATTTATATTGATACTTTCCATGAGTTAGGAATGGAATCTATGATTACACCATTTTCACACCCAAGAACATGGATGTATAGAGCATTTTGTTTTATGATTGGATTTGCTAATTCAAGGGAAGATAAAGAGAAAAATGCACAAATGAGAAAAGTCTATAATACTATGGTTAAAGTTGCAGCAAAGCATGGATGGGGAGATTATAGAGCAGCACCACCTTTCCAAGATGCAGTATCTAGTGTTTACAGTTTTAATAATAATATATTAAAAAGATTTGCAGAAGAGTTAAAAGATACTATTGATCCAAATGGAATATTAGCTCCGGGTAGAGGGGGAATTTGGCCTAAGAGATTAAGAGGAGATAAAAATGCTTAA
- a CDS encoding AraC family transcriptional regulator codes for MKKETLEKRDKIANAIMYYVYTHIDTHIDLEELSYDLDISKFHMHRVFKEAFGKNIYESIKSIRLQKAANLLLTNRYSTISNIANLCGYSSHSSFIKAFNKRFEMSPKQWRKGGYKSYSNEIMKQSKKAMNSKANFSRLVPTIVKMPEIKSYYIRNKGYNINIRQTWQKLQTLILNNDIKEYKQIALLHDNPVITPLNECQYIACIQTDEKEEILSQRIPKFKISSGVYAKFDVQGHQGDILKFMNWVYHEWLLNSEYETTTKPSYIIYHKNNFLSEDNEFDMSFYVSINY; via the coding sequence ATGAAAAAAGAAACCTTAGAAAAAAGAGATAAGATTGCAAATGCAATAATGTACTATGTATACACTCATATAGATACTCATATAGACCTTGAAGAGTTAAGTTATGATTTAGATATAAGTAAGTTTCATATGCATAGAGTATTCAAAGAAGCTTTTGGAAAAAATATTTATGAAAGTATTAAATCTATTAGATTGCAAAAAGCTGCAAATTTACTTTTAACAAATAGATATTCAACTATCTCAAATATTGCAAATCTTTGTGGGTATAGTTCCCATTCATCTTTTATTAAAGCCTTTAATAAAAGATTTGAGATGTCTCCAAAACAATGGAGAAAAGGTGGTTATAAAAGCTATTCAAATGAGATTATGAAGCAGTCAAAAAAAGCTATGAATTCTAAAGCTAACTTTTCAAGACTTGTTCCTACAATTGTAAAAATGCCAGAGATAAAAAGTTATTATATTAGAAATAAAGGTTATAACATAAATATTAGGCAGACTTGGCAAAAATTACAAACTTTGATTTTAAATAATGATATAAAAGAGTATAAACAAATTGCCCTGTTACATGATAATCCTGTAATTACACCATTAAATGAGTGCCAATATATTGCTTGTATTCAAACTGATGAAAAAGAGGAGATTTTATCTCAAAGAATCCCAAAATTTAAAATCTCTAGCGGAGTTTATGCAAAGTTTGATGTGCAAGGTCATCAAGGAGATATTTTAAAGTTTATGAATTGGGTTTACCATGAGTGGCTTTTAAATAGTGAATATGAAACTACTACAAAACCTTCTTATATAATTTATCACAAAAACAATTTTTTAAGTGAAGATAATGAGTTTGATATGAGTTTTTATGTATCTATAAATTATTAG